A region of Reichenbachiella carrageenanivorans DNA encodes the following proteins:
- a CDS encoding glycosyltransferase family 2 protein, translated as MYNPQVVDVIIPVLNEQNAVGLVIDEIPKNRVRHIIVVDNGSTDDTMQVAKDRGAIVLEESARGYGNACLRGMSYIANATDPKPDIVVFLDGDHSDYPAHMPALLEPIRVGNADLVIGSRALGRKEAGAMTPQQIFGNWLATYLLRVLYRVQYTDLGPFRAVSYAALLQMEMKDKTYGWTVEMQLKAAKLKMKIAEVPVNYRNRIGVSKISGTVKGTILAGYKIIQTIFRYL; from the coding sequence ATGTACAATCCTCAAGTCGTAGATGTAATCATACCAGTGCTCAATGAGCAAAATGCTGTAGGGCTAGTCATAGATGAGATCCCCAAAAACAGGGTTAGGCACATCATCGTGGTAGACAATGGATCTACCGATGATACCATGCAAGTAGCGAAGGATAGAGGGGCGATTGTACTCGAAGAGTCGGCGCGAGGCTATGGTAATGCCTGCCTTCGAGGCATGAGTTATATCGCCAATGCTACAGATCCCAAACCTGACATCGTGGTTTTTCTCGATGGAGATCATTCAGACTATCCAGCGCATATGCCGGCCTTGCTAGAGCCCATTCGTGTGGGCAATGCCGACCTGGTGATCGGGTCGAGAGCGCTGGGGCGCAAAGAAGCAGGTGCCATGACACCACAGCAAATCTTTGGTAACTGGCTGGCTACTTATCTGCTCCGTGTTTTGTATCGAGTGCAGTACACCGACTTGGGGCCATTTAGGGCAGTGAGTTATGCGGCCTTGTTACAAATGGAGATGAAAGACAAGACTTACGGCTGGACGGTAGAAATGCAACTCAAAGCGGCCAAACTAAAAATGAAAATAGCCGAGGTGCCCGTGAACTATCGCAACCGAATAGGTGTATCTAAAATATCCGGAACTGTAAAGGGAACAATATTAGCCGGGTATAAAATCATACAAACGATATTCAGATATTTATAA
- a CDS encoding ABC transporter ATP-binding protein has protein sequence MLQATELTKKYGKFTALNALNLSVKKGDIFCLLGANGAGKSTTINLFLNFIEPTGGKATINALDVTQHGKATKKLLSYIPENLMLYPNLTGLENLDFFCGLGGKSYSKDHLEELLKQSGLQTNFLHKRVSNYSKGMRQKVGIALARAREASVLLLDEPTSGLDPKASNEFSELLLDMKDKGVATLMATHDLFRAKDTGTHIGIMKEGVLIEQFASDEVSFQDLEKLYLKHMHN, from the coding sequence ATGCTACAAGCCACAGAACTCACGAAAAAGTACGGAAAATTCACAGCGCTGAATGCCCTCAATCTTTCGGTAAAAAAGGGCGATATATTTTGCCTGCTTGGGGCTAATGGGGCAGGGAAATCTACCACGATTAACCTGTTTCTTAACTTCATTGAGCCTACGGGGGGTAAAGCCACCATCAACGCACTGGACGTGACGCAGCACGGGAAAGCAACCAAAAAGCTGCTGTCCTACATCCCCGAAAATCTGATGCTATATCCTAACCTAACGGGGCTGGAAAATTTGGATTTTTTCTGTGGCTTGGGAGGCAAGAGTTATAGCAAGGATCATTTGGAAGAACTGCTCAAGCAATCAGGTTTGCAGACCAACTTCCTGCACAAGCGTGTGAGCAATTACTCCAAAGGCATGCGCCAAAAAGTGGGAATTGCTTTGGCACGAGCTCGTGAAGCCAGTGTACTACTACTGGATGAGCCAACATCAGGACTTGATCCAAAAGCCAGCAACGAGTTTTCCGAACTTTTACTAGATATGAAGGACAAAGGAGTGGCCACATTGATGGCCACTCATGACCTTTTCCGTGCCAAAGATACGGGTACGCATATCGGGATTATGAAAGAAGGCGTGCTGATCGAGCAGTTTGCTTCTGATGAAGTGAGTTTTCAGGATTTGGAAAAACTCTACCTCAAGCACATGCACAATTAA
- a CDS encoding TonB-dependent receptor, protein MIYRLYILIPLTLLQSLCFGQGTNISGVVTDPNGEKLPGVTVQLIDLNHGTVTNNVGRFAFQNLETGDYTITASFIGFQDYQQGFTIKDNKPISINITLKEAVTQLNEVTVMAKSESQELHESVASVAVLETKKLYAQSNNTSDVIKQISGVNVRQTGGFGSSADVYINGMSGKQVKFFLDGIPLSYFGSGLGLNVLPVNLMEQIEVYKGVVPVDLGADALGGAINIKSRKEYINYLDASYSLGSFNTHKVNFNGQYVNTENHLIAGVNSFYNHSDNNYKVDIEIPDQYGNPVPATVRRFHDQFTNYLVNAYAGVYDKKYADRLVFSARYSGLDDDIQHNAVMAQPYGQVAYDESTLGFSANYEKEEILPRTALKWYGGVNMTSGNFVDTTLNAYTWDGEVYDRRTDGGEISTSRNLLSLHSRNAVSRLNLHHNPWEKGQFTLNVFSSRFNRYGKDPIAAEFYGEDFYANPTTLIKNATGLAYEHAFSTALVSYTGVKHFYMMADGYAIQNMEFQPNKQTVSNFGVSQSLRYRFFRDFLAKASYEYATRLPDETELFGDFTLVRPNPFLNPEQSHNANLGFQFNTQKLKVELNTFYRLTDNIIWLRTSQFFAQYQNLLKALVKGLDVEFQYQPFDFIRLKANATYQDIRNRSSRSVTGSVDNRYYDARLPNIPYLFGNGEVRYQKSDFLGTNSRFSAWWSASYVHEFYLYWAVDGNKDLKNTIPSQFIQNIGVSYALPADRFSVSLESTNLFDQKAFDNFSVQRPGRALYVTLRTYLH, encoded by the coding sequence ATGATCTATCGCCTTTATATATTAATTCCCCTCACCCTTCTTCAAAGCCTTTGTTTTGGACAGGGGACGAACATATCTGGTGTAGTGACAGACCCTAATGGTGAAAAGCTTCCAGGAGTCACTGTACAACTCATTGATTTAAATCATGGGACTGTAACCAATAACGTAGGTCGCTTTGCTTTTCAAAACCTTGAAACAGGTGATTACACAATCACAGCCTCATTTATCGGCTTTCAGGATTACCAGCAGGGTTTTACTATCAAGGATAACAAACCCATAAGCATCAATATCACATTGAAAGAAGCAGTAACACAATTGAATGAAGTTACTGTCATGGCAAAATCAGAAAGTCAAGAGCTGCATGAAAGTGTGGCAAGTGTCGCTGTACTTGAAACAAAAAAACTGTATGCCCAAAGCAACAACACCAGCGATGTGATCAAGCAGATTTCGGGGGTGAATGTGAGACAAACGGGAGGGTTTGGTAGTAGTGCTGATGTTTACATCAACGGCATGTCCGGCAAGCAGGTAAAGTTCTTTCTCGATGGAATTCCACTTTCTTACTTTGGTTCAGGACTGGGGCTTAATGTTTTACCCGTCAACCTGATGGAACAAATCGAAGTGTACAAAGGCGTAGTACCAGTTGATCTGGGAGCTGATGCATTAGGGGGAGCAATTAACATCAAATCGAGAAAGGAATATATCAATTACTTGGATGCATCCTATTCCCTTGGTTCTTTCAATACACATAAGGTCAACTTTAATGGCCAATACGTAAACACAGAAAATCATTTAATCGCAGGAGTCAATTCGTTCTACAATCATTCAGATAATAATTATAAAGTTGACATAGAGATTCCTGATCAGTATGGTAACCCTGTACCAGCTACCGTCAGACGGTTTCATGATCAGTTTACCAACTACTTAGTCAACGCATATGCTGGAGTTTATGATAAAAAATATGCTGATCGGCTAGTTTTTAGTGCCAGATATTCAGGACTTGATGATGACATTCAGCACAATGCTGTGATGGCACAACCCTACGGCCAGGTTGCTTATGACGAATCTACATTGGGCTTTTCTGCCAATTATGAAAAGGAAGAGATATTGCCACGTACAGCGCTCAAGTGGTACGGGGGAGTAAATATGACTAGCGGGAACTTTGTGGACACCACATTGAATGCCTATACATGGGATGGCGAGGTATATGACAGACGAACGGATGGAGGGGAGATTTCCACATCGCGCAACCTCTTGAGTCTCCATTCTAGGAATGCTGTAAGCAGGCTCAATCTTCACCACAATCCTTGGGAAAAGGGACAGTTCACTCTTAATGTTTTTTCCTCGCGGTTCAATAGATATGGGAAAGATCCGATAGCCGCCGAATTTTATGGAGAGGACTTTTATGCCAACCCCACAACTTTGATTAAAAATGCCACAGGTCTGGCATACGAACATGCTTTCTCCACTGCATTGGTAAGTTACACGGGCGTCAAGCATTTCTATATGATGGCAGATGGGTATGCCATTCAAAACATGGAATTTCAGCCTAATAAGCAAACAGTCTCCAATTTTGGGGTTTCCCAATCGTTGCGTTATCGATTTTTTAGAGATTTTCTAGCCAAAGCCTCCTACGAATATGCCACTCGCTTGCCTGACGAGACAGAGTTGTTTGGTGATTTTACCCTCGTGCGTCCCAATCCGTTTTTGAACCCTGAGCAAAGCCACAATGCCAATTTGGGCTTTCAATTCAACACCCAAAAGTTAAAAGTGGAATTGAATACATTCTACAGATTGACTGACAACATCATCTGGTTACGGACTTCTCAGTTTTTCGCACAATATCAAAACCTATTAAAGGCACTTGTCAAAGGGTTGGATGTTGAGTTTCAATACCAACCATTTGATTTTATCAGACTAAAGGCAAACGCTACCTATCAGGACATCCGAAACAGATCATCGAGAAGTGTGACTGGTTCGGTAGATAATCGCTACTATGACGCCAGACTACCAAACATTCCCTATCTGTTTGGCAATGGAGAAGTCCGATATCAAAAGTCCGATTTTCTTGGGACAAATAGCCGATTCTCTGCGTGGTGGTCTGCTAGCTATGTACATGAGTTCTATCTCTATTGGGCAGTAGATGGAAATAAAGATTTAAAAAACACCATACCGAGTCAATTCATTCAAAACATTGGGGTCTCATACGCTCTTCCAGCTGACCGCTTCTCCGTCAGCCTCGAATCCACAAATCTTTTTGACCAGAAAGCATTTGACAACTTCAGTGTGCAGCGTCCAGGCAGGGCTTTGTATGTCACTCTTAGAACTTATTTACACTAA
- a CDS encoding DUF4374 domain-containing protein, whose amino-acid sequence MKKQLLNQKGILAIALLSVWSFIGCENDDPEPNTKPSVEVDFAISTVSGAWPDQTTYIQGVESLDFTSLGNNNAIELTGSARTVSYKGSVYAPPSGAPANLIKYTINTDGIPEEEERIVVPGANTFSTLYFESETVTYGTVAGGTSKLIVFDPSTMRITDEISLTAITQKFPEATRTYYLDMIERDGKLFMGIHYENNFAPVNDNAYVAVIDLSTNTVEKVISDTRTGMFFGGQAPNSGMILDANGDIYVQTLGTTNAGGAAPSGVLRIKSGETDFDPDYFFDLEEAVGNICYGIYHTSCGRTFTANVQDETDFWEYATGEPQFKYVEIDLEATESLGNVPGLPTTYGSRTMIVHELEDQKLLFTIATNDENAVYEFDTNTNTSSKLFVSTGGYISGLEKLN is encoded by the coding sequence ATGAAAAAGCAATTACTCAATCAAAAAGGTATATTGGCTATAGCCTTATTATCTGTATGGTCATTCATTGGATGTGAAAATGATGATCCCGAACCAAATACCAAACCAAGCGTGGAAGTTGATTTTGCCATTTCCACGGTAAGTGGGGCATGGCCTGATCAAACTACTTATATACAGGGTGTTGAATCTTTGGATTTTACCAGCCTGGGGAATAATAATGCCATAGAACTTACAGGGAGTGCTCGTACAGTTTCTTACAAAGGCAGTGTGTATGCACCCCCGTCAGGCGCACCTGCTAACCTGATAAAATACACTATAAATACGGATGGAATTCCTGAAGAAGAAGAACGAATTGTAGTACCTGGGGCGAATACTTTTTCCACGCTCTATTTCGAAAGTGAAACCGTAACATACGGTACGGTGGCTGGAGGAACATCAAAACTTATCGTATTCGATCCCTCTACGATGCGGATTACAGATGAGATTTCCCTAACGGCTATAACTCAAAAATTTCCAGAAGCCACTCGCACCTATTATCTCGACATGATAGAAAGAGATGGTAAGCTTTTTATGGGCATTCATTACGAAAATAATTTTGCGCCAGTCAACGACAATGCCTATGTAGCGGTCATTGATTTAAGCACCAATACAGTAGAAAAAGTAATATCAGACACCCGAACTGGTATGTTTTTCGGTGGACAAGCACCCAACTCAGGAATGATATTGGACGCTAATGGGGACATATATGTTCAGACACTGGGTACCACAAATGCTGGAGGAGCAGCTCCCAGCGGGGTATTACGTATCAAAAGTGGTGAAACAGATTTTGATCCAGATTATTTCTTTGATCTCGAAGAGGCAGTAGGCAATATCTGCTATGGCATCTATCATACTTCATGCGGACGTACTTTCACCGCCAATGTTCAGGACGAAACAGATTTTTGGGAATATGCCACGGGCGAGCCCCAATTTAAGTATGTAGAAATTGACCTTGAAGCTACAGAAAGCCTTGGCAATGTTCCAGGGTTACCTACTACCTATGGTTCAAGAACAATGATCGTTCATGAATTGGAAGATCAGAAACTGCTATTCACTATTGCCACAAATGATGAAAATGCGGTGTACGAATTTGACACGAACACCAATACCAGTAGCAAGCTTTTTGTATCCACAGGTGGTTATATCTCAGGTCTGGAAAAACTAAATTAA
- a CDS encoding cellulose synthase family protein has protein sequence MEWIIVVLYCVALLAIFLFSLGQLHLTWIYTRPTSAKSKDFDEAYEPLVTVQLPIYNERYVAERLIDAVVKLDYPKDKLEIQILDDSNDETVALIAQKVAEYQAQGFDIQQIQREDRKGFKAGALAFGLKICKGEYTAIFDSDFLPNPDFIKRTIGYFANEKVGMVQTRWGHVNKDYSMLTEMQAFGLDAHFTVEQGGRNRSGSFMNFNGTAGIWRKACVLDAGGWSADTLTEDLDLSYRAQLRGWQFQFDESVESPAELPVEMSAIKSQQYRWNKGAAETAKKNLLNVFRAKVSLKTKIHAAMHLLNSSVFVLLLTASVLSIPMLYIKAANGNLQWLFNLGSLFLIGFFSIAAFYFVGLKRIAPTHTKRLFLRKFPLFLSFSMGFALHNAIAVMEGYLGFKSPFVRTPKFNITKKTEGWTSNQYIKPKLTWGTIFEGLLCAYFVWGIFSAWLLNDYGLILFHVMLAIGFGVIFYHSLKHIKNA, from the coding sequence ATGGAGTGGATCATAGTTGTGTTGTACTGCGTGGCCTTGCTGGCCATATTTTTATTCAGCCTCGGGCAGCTACACCTCACCTGGATCTATACACGACCAACGTCTGCTAAATCGAAGGATTTTGATGAAGCTTACGAGCCGTTGGTTACAGTGCAACTACCCATCTACAACGAACGATATGTAGCCGAAAGACTTATCGATGCGGTAGTCAAACTGGATTATCCGAAGGATAAATTGGAAATTCAAATTTTGGATGATTCCAATGATGAAACCGTAGCATTGATCGCTCAAAAGGTGGCAGAGTATCAGGCTCAAGGATTTGATATTCAGCAGATTCAACGAGAGGATCGTAAAGGCTTCAAAGCAGGTGCCTTGGCTTTTGGTTTGAAGATTTGTAAAGGGGAATACACTGCCATTTTCGATTCTGATTTTTTGCCCAATCCAGATTTTATCAAAAGAACGATTGGCTACTTTGCCAATGAAAAGGTAGGTATGGTACAGACCCGTTGGGGGCATGTCAATAAGGACTATTCAATGCTCACAGAAATGCAAGCCTTCGGGCTGGATGCACATTTTACTGTAGAGCAGGGCGGACGCAATCGCTCTGGTAGCTTTATGAATTTCAACGGTACGGCAGGTATTTGGCGCAAAGCCTGTGTGCTCGACGCAGGAGGCTGGTCTGCAGATACACTCACCGAAGACCTAGACTTGAGCTATCGGGCGCAGCTCCGAGGCTGGCAGTTTCAGTTCGACGAATCTGTGGAGTCTCCAGCAGAGCTGCCCGTAGAGATGTCCGCCATCAAGTCTCAGCAATATCGATGGAACAAAGGCGCAGCAGAGACGGCTAAGAAGAATTTGTTGAACGTTTTCCGCGCTAAGGTGAGCCTGAAAACGAAAATTCATGCTGCCATGCATTTGCTCAATAGTAGTGTGTTTGTATTGTTGCTCACGGCATCTGTCTTGAGCATCCCCATGCTCTACATCAAAGCGGCCAATGGCAACTTACAGTGGTTGTTTAACTTGGGGAGTCTATTTCTTATTGGCTTCTTTTCGATAGCAGCCTTTTATTTTGTGGGGTTAAAACGAATAGCACCTACACATACCAAACGCCTGTTTTTGAGGAAATTCCCACTTTTTTTGTCTTTTTCTATGGGATTTGCTTTGCATAATGCCATAGCGGTAATGGAGGGGTATTTGGGTTTCAAAAGTCCATTTGTCCGCACACCAAAATTCAACATTACAAAAAAGACAGAAGGTTGGACGAGCAACCAGTATATCAAACCCAAGCTGACTTGGGGAACTATTTTCGAAGGGTTGCTTTGTGCCTATTTCGTCTGGGGTATATTTTCGGCTTGGTTGCTCAATGACTATGGTCTTATTCTTTTTCATGTCATGTTAGCTATAGGGTTTGGGGTCATTTTCTATCATTCACTCAAACACATCAAAAATGCCTAA
- a CDS encoding TIGR04282 family arsenosugar biosynthesis glycosyltransferase encodes MSDSALIIFVKNPELGKVKTRLAKTIGDELALAVYNKLIAYTQRETAQTNADVVVYYSSSVDEQDDWEGVDKKVQSSGDLGEKMATAFAAELASYQKVCIIGTDCAQLTKSIVEQAFTALDTHDYVFGPANDGGYYLMGMKTHTPELFENMEWSTERVLSASLSRIAPKSYHLLPELIDVDTIGDWEKVMENFE; translated from the coding sequence ATGTCTGATAGCGCACTGATTATTTTTGTAAAAAATCCCGAACTGGGTAAAGTGAAAACTCGTCTGGCTAAGACCATAGGTGACGAGCTGGCACTTGCTGTGTACAATAAGCTCATCGCATATACGCAACGTGAAACTGCCCAAACCAACGCCGATGTAGTGGTGTATTATTCCTCTTCTGTAGACGAGCAGGACGATTGGGAAGGCGTGGATAAGAAAGTGCAGTCGTCTGGCGACCTTGGGGAGAAGATGGCTACGGCTTTTGCCGCCGAATTGGCTAGTTATCAGAAGGTGTGCATTATAGGTACCGACTGTGCGCAGCTCACCAAGTCTATTGTAGAGCAGGCTTTTACTGCATTAGATACCCATGATTATGTTTTTGGGCCAGCTAATGATGGTGGGTATTATTTGATGGGAATGAAAACTCACACCCCTGAGCTTTTTGAAAATATGGAGTGGAGTACCGAGCGGGTACTGTCGGCCTCCTTATCTCGCATAGCACCCAAATCTTATCATTTGTTGCCAGAATTGATCGACGTGGATACTATAGGAGACTGGGAAAAAGTGATGGAAAATTTCGAGTAA